Part of the Kushneria marisflavi genome, GCTCGAGACGCTGGTCAGGATGTTGGTCCAGATAGCGGATCGCGCTGAGAAGCGATTCGCCCTGGTTGACCAGTATCAGCTCTCCCTGTTGTCCGATGGGCTGTTCGGCCAGCCGTTGAAGCCATTGTCGGCAGGTGCTGCAGTCGCTGCGCCATAAAAGGAGATAACGGTTTGATGTTTCATTGGCTGGTGTGACCGAGCGGCCCTCAAGAGACTCAAGGCTGAGCGTGGGCAGGGTGTCGGGCAGCGGCGGTGCCAGCGTCGTGCGCCACTGCTCCAGTCCCCACCAGAGGCCGCTGGATACCATGATCACGAGGCAGAGGCGTCTGCGTAGCCCGGAGCGCTGGCGGCAGTACCACAGCGTCCACGCCAGCAGAGCGATCAATCCGCCGGCGGGCGCCAGTTCGAGGTATCCGAGCCGCGCGGGCCATGGCACTCTGAAGGCGCCGGGACCGCCAAACCATGGCAGAAGCGCTGCGCCGACCGCCCAGAACACCAGCGCGCCCAGTGCCCAGCGCGTTGTGGTGGCCCGTGTCGAAGGGCTGATGAGGTGTGCCGTCAACAGGGTGGCAGTGGCGCAGGCTACGGCCAGCGGTATCGGAGAGAGCAGGATACGCTCGGGAAGATCCATTCGTTTTTTCCATCATGCGTTAGAATTGGACAGGCCGGCGTGTCCGGTCATGCTTGCTGATCCATGTTTGCCGGTGATTTTCATGCCCGACTTCCGCGCCAGACGCTCCCGGCGTCGCGATACGCCAAGAATTATTGCCATCTCCGCTCAGGCCATCGGCTTTATTCTGATCGTGCTCTTTGAGACCCTGCTGCCTGAGCATCTGAAACGTCCGTCCCAGGGTCTCGTCCTGGCCGCCATGCTCGTGGCAGCGCTTTACGCTGCTCTGCTGCGTCGCTATTACCGCAATCGGTCGCTGAAGCATCGCGACCATGAGTCCTTCCATGACCAATGATATCAATGCCGATGCCCTGAAACGCTGGGCGGAACAGCATGGGCAGGCGTCAGACAGCACCAGCGGCATGCGGCTGCTCTCTGATGGCCTTGACGCCTTTGAAGTGCGTGCTCATCTGGCACGCTACGCTCAGGACAGCATCGACAGCCTGAGCTATCTCCTTGAGGACGGCGTTACCACCCGAGTGTTGATGGCCGAGCTGCTGCTTGCGGCCGAGCGCGGCGTCAAAATCAGGATGCTGGTGGATGACATGAGCGCAATCGGTGTGCAGGGCATGCTGCGCGCCATGCAGACCCATCCCAATATCGAGGTGCGCCTGTTTAATCCGGTGACCTTCTGGCGGCGCTATACCTGGAGCCATCGACTGGCCATGGCTCTGACCATTCGGCGCTCGCACCGACGCATGCACAACAAGCTCTGGCTGGTGGATGGCGTGGTCGGAATTGCCGGCGGCCGCAATCTCGGTGATGACTATTTCATCACCAATAGTGAATACAATTTTGCTGATCTGGATATGCTTGTGGCCGACGGTCCGGTGGCCGCGCAGATGCGTGAATGCTTCAGCCAGTACTGGCATGGGCATTGTGTCAGCACGCTGACCTCCCTGATCTCGGAAACGCCAGATCATGACTGGCAGGACCTGCGTGAAGAGCTTCGGCAGCAGTTATCCGGTGAAGAGCTGGCGGATTCGGCTTTTTTGTCCATCCACCATGGCGAGCAGCGCGCGCTTGAAGAGGGCCTGGGCGAGCTGGTTCAGGCCCACGGTGAGCTGTATTGGGACCATCCGGACAAGCCATGCCAGCCGGGTTATCCCTCCCGTGATCTGATCATGGGGCCGGCCATCGGGGCGATGGTGGCTGACACCCAAACCCGGATCAAAATTGTCTCGGCCTATTTCATTCCCAGTGAGCGTGATGTGATCGACATCGAAGCCTTGCTGGAAAGAGGCGTGGATGTGACCGTGCTGACCAACTCCCTGCAGGCCAGTGATACGCCGATCGTCAATGGCAGCTATTCGCCCTGGCGGCGACGCTTTCTCGAGAAGGGAGCGCATATGCATGAGCTGCGACACGGCCACAAGCCACGCCACCGTCGTCGCAGGCATCATTTCGGCATCATGGCGTCCAGCCTGCATGGCAAGGCCATGGTCATGGACGACAGGAGACTCTTTATCGGTTCCTTCAATATTGATCCACGCTCGACCTGGTGGAACAACGAAATGGGGCTGAACGTCGATCATGAAGGGTTGGCGTCAGAACTTGATGAGGTGATCGAGCGTGCCCTTCGCCCGGACAGCAGCTTCAGGGTCGAGCTGGATGACCAGGGGCAACTGTCGTGGGTCACGGTGGATGAGGATAATCAGGCCCAGAGGCTGACGAAAGAGCCCGGCAATCTGCTGGTCCGGGCTCAGAAGTGGCTGGGGAGTCTGCCTGGGATTCGACGGCTGCTCTGAAGCAGCGTCGTGACAGGAAAGGGTGGGGCGCTAGCTGTTGTGCTCGATGGCCTCTTCGGCCGTACAGGCAATGTTATCGATGATGGTCCATTGTTCCGGCGTGCCCCCCTTTTCCACGGCATCCATAAGGGCGGCGGTGGCACGCCTCAGGTAGGGCTTGCCATCCTCTTCGTGCGCCTTTTCCAGATCGCTTTCCATATCCGAGATCAGCGCATCGATGCCGTCATAATCATCGCTCCATTTAAGTGCCTGCGTGGCAGCCTCCCTGATGGTCTCTCCAATGCCAATGATGGCGCTGTCACTGGCCACAATATAACCGCTGGCATTCATGGGCATGCATCCTCTGTCATCGTTCGAGGGGCCGGCATTACCGGAGTATGGGCATCAGTATAGACATGCCTGCGCTATCCCCGACAATCCCTCACTGTCACATGCAGTGACGACAGCTATGCTCAATACGTTTGTTCAACGCATGCGTCAGGGAGAGAACATGCTGCCATTGATCGATCGGGGCCAGAGCGATACCGCGCTGGTCATGCTGCATTTTTTCGGCAATTCACATCGGGAATGGCTCGAGGTCATCGAGCATCTGGGGCCTGAGCATCGATGTATTGCACTCGATCTGCCGGGATTTGGTGACGCTGCCGATATCGAGGGCTTTGATACTCGTGCCATGGCGGATCAGGTCGAGCAGACTATCAATGCGCTGAGCCTTGAGCGCGTGGTGCTGGTCGGTCATTCCTTTTCCGGCAAGGTCGCCATGGTGCTTGCCGCTCGGCGGCCCGAATGGCTCATCTCGATGGTGCTGGTGGCCCCGGCTCCGGCCGGTCCGCAGCCGGTCAGCGATGAAGAGCGCGAGTTTCAGCAGGCCTTTGATCACAGTCGTGAGCAGGCCGAAGCCTTTATCGATGGTGCGATTGCCCAGGGCATTTCTCCTGCGCGCTATCAGGATGCCGTGGAAGATGCCATGCGGGCCTCACCTGCGGCCTGGCAGGCTTGGCCGCGTCACGGCAGTCGGGAGGATTTTTCCGACATTGTCGGTGTGCTGGACTATCCCACATTGATTGTCGTGGGTGATCAGGACCCTTCACTACCTCCGAAGACGCAGGAAGCTCTGGTGCTGGGTCAGTTCGCTTCGCCGCGTCTTGAAGTCATTCCCGATCACGGCCATCTGCTGCCGATGGAAATGCCAAAAGCGCTGGCCGGGCTGATCGATGATTTCGCCGGTCGCTTTCGCTTGCCCTGAAATGCTTGAATCAGAGCAGTCTGATATTTTCAATACGACCAATGGATGCCATGCCTGGCGCTCGGAGAGCGTCAGGTACATTGTGTTACGACATGGCCCCTGTATACATTGATCCCGCATGACAGCGCCTGATGACTCAAGGGCGTGCGAATTCCAATGAATCAGGGGATGGCACCATGGATTACAAGAGCGGACTGATCGCGGCCTCACTGGCACTGCTGATGCTGGGTGGCTGCAGCGATGATAGCGACAGCCAGAAGGCCGACAGCGCTGCAAGCGCCCAACCGGATAGTGCCGAAACGCAGGACGGCAATAGCGAGGCTGCGGCAGAGCCGGTTCAGCTGGTCTTTGGGACCGGTGGCACCTCCGGCGCCTATTACGCGCTGGGCGGCGCATTGAAGTCCGTGCTGGAAGCCAGCCCGGTGATCAGCAACGTCCAGGTCGTCTCGACCGGTGCATCGGTACAAAACATTCAGAATATTCAGGACGGCCTGAATCAGCTGGCCATCGTCATGAGCGATGTGGCCTATGACGCCGTCAACGGCAAGAACCAGTTCGAGAACAACCCTGCCGATATCACGGCGATTGCCGGGCTGTATCCCAACGTGGTGCAGGTCGTGGCGCTGGATAACAGCGGTATCAACAGCATCGCGGATATGGCCGGCAAGCGCATCGGTGTCGGTCAGGTAGGTTCGGGCGTGGAAGCCAGTGCCAAGATCGCTCTGTCCGCCGCCGGAATTGATTACGATGATCTGGCGCGCGTTAGTCATACCGGCTATGCCGACAGCGTGACCGAAATGAGCAACGGTAATCTCGATGCTGCGTTTTTCACCTCGGGCGTGCCCAACAGCAACATTACCGGCCTGATGCAAAGCCGGGACATCAAGTTCGTCAACATCGATGGCGATACCGCCAAAAAACTGATGGCTGACTACCCCTATTACCAGAGCTACACCATTCCTGCCGGCGCAGCCGAACGTTACGATCTCTCCGAGCCCGTCAACACCGTCTCCATCCGTAATCTTCTGATCGCGCCGGCCAGCATGCGTGATGATGTGGCCGAGGATCTGGCTCGCCGCTTTGATGAATATCTGGGCTCCGGGCAGGTCGCGGTGGGTGCCCTGAAGGAAGTGGGTTCCGACACGCTGGACAAGGATCTGGTTCTGCCGGTGCACCCCGGGGCAAAGCGTTATTACGACAGCCGCCAGGAGAGCGCTCAGGGCAGTGATGCCGGATTTGACGCCGGTGGCAGCGATGCGGCCGATAACAACGCCAACAGCAACGACGCTACCTGAGCCAGCGCGTGTCGCATCGTCGCGGCTGGCTTTTGTTGTATGCCCTGATGTTGCTGCTGGTGCTTTGCTGGCCCCGGCCGTGGCTGGTGGTCAGCGAGCTTCATGCCGGGAGCGCTGATGAGCGGCGCTACGCGTTCTCCGGCGATGATGGCACGCGGTTTTCGCTGCGCTGGCAGCATTCGGTCGAGCGGGAGGACTGGACTGAAACCTTCGAGCTGACCCAGGGCGGCGTCGATGTGGTGCGCAGTCGCTTCAAGACCTTTGGCGCCGGTGTGCCGGACACCGGCCGACCCAGCCGTCTCGAGCACGGCTGGGTCGTGCTCGAGGGCCTCCATCGGTCGGTAGATCCCTTGCTGGTACAGGCCGCCGAGCGCGAACACTATCGCCTTGAATATGGTGGCTACTGGTTCGACCTCGCTGCGCTCGGACCGGCGCCGATTCTGCACTTCCAACAACAACGGTTGCCGCCGATCATGGTCATGGCTGCCCTGTGGCGCCCCTGGTGGCACCGAATGACCCGTGAACATCAAAATCCCGGGTCGGTACGGAGAGAACAACATGAACACACGGGTGGATAGCCGCAATACCCCGGATGACAAGCATGATGGCGCCGAGCTGCCCGGCGGTCTGGCCGGGACGCAGGATACGGCAGCACTGGACCCGGCTCTGCTCGAGAAATATGACCGCGAAAGCGCCATTCGCCACAGCCTTCCGCCACTGTTTGCCCGTGTGGTCACCGTCATTGGCGTGCTGCTGGCACTGTTCCATCTTTATACGTCAACGGCCGGACCGCTGATCGATATTCAGCAGCGCAGCATTCACCTCTATACGCTGCTGGCACTGGCCTTTGTGCTCTATCCCTTTACTCGTAAGGGGGCGCGGGACCGGGTACCGATACGCGATGTGATTCTGGCGGTAGTGGCGCTTGGTATCGGCGTGTACATGATCCTTTCCACCCAGCGCATCATTCTGGCTGCCGGGCGTATTACGGATCTGGACATGGTGATCGGTATCGTGGCCATCCTGCTGGTACTGGATGCCACCCGTCGTGTGACCGGCTGGGGACTGACACTGCTGGCCACGGCCTTTCTGGCCTATGGCATCTACGCCCGGCTGTCGTTCTACCCCGAGCTTAATCCGAACATCCTGATGGCGATCGGTCGTCAGCTGATGTCGCATCTGGTCTACATCACTGAAGGCCTGCTGGGCTCGGCCATTGCCGTATCGGCCAGCTACATCATCCTGTTCATTCTCTTTGGCGCCTTTCTGGGCAAGTCAGGGCTTGGTCAGCTTTTCAATGATCTGGCGCTGGCGGTCGCCGGGCATTCCCGGGGCGGGCCGGCCAAGGTGGCGGTCATCGCCAGTGGTTTTCTGGGCTCGATCAACGGGTCAGCGATTGCCAATGTGGTTACGACCGGTGCCTTCACCATTCCGCTGATGAAAAAGACCGGCTACAAGCCGAACTTTGCCGGCGCCGTGGAAGCCGCGGCCAGCGTGGGTGGTCAGATCCTGCCGCCCATCATGGGGGCAGCTGCCTTCATCATGGCCGAGGTGCTGTCGGTGCCCTATACCCAGGTCATGCTGGCCGGCATCATTCCGGCACTGCTCTTCTATCTCGGTGTTTTGATCCAGGTCCATCTGCGCGCGCTGCGCAACGGTCTCAAGGGCATTCCGCGGGACCAGCTTTCGCCGGTGCGGGCCGTTATGGTCGAGCGCGGCCATCTTCTGATTCCCATGGCGGTGCTGATCTGGCTACTGGCCGATGGTCGCGCACCGTTTTTTGCCGCCTTCTGGTCGATCGGTGCCACGGTGTTAATCTGCGGTACGCGCCGTGTGGTGATCGGGTTGTCGCTGATTTTGCTGGCGCTGATCTTTCAGCCGCAGCTGGAGGGTCTGATCGTGGGTCGCGGCATTCCCGATGTCGGCATTGATCGACTGTGGCTGCTGGCGGTGATCGCGGTGCCGGTGATGGTCAACGCGCTGCGAGCCAGAAAGGGCATCGTTGCCGAAACCATGACCGCGCGTGACTGTGTCGATGCCATGGAAGGGGGCATTCGCAACGCCATTCCGGTGGCCGTCGCCTGTGGGGCGGTGGGCATCATCGTGGGGGTTGCCACGCTCACCGGTATCGCGCTGGAAGCAGCTGATGCCGTTGTGGCGCTGGGTTCGCAGATTCCCAGCCCAATGATCCAGCTGATGGTCACGCTGCTTCTGACCATGCTGGCATCCATCGTGCTGGGCATGGGGCTGCCGAGTATCCCGACCTACATCATTACCAGCACCATGGCAGCGCCGATCCTTTTGAACCTCCCGCTGTTTCGCGAGCTCTCCGGCAGCAATGACACGGCCGTGTTCGTGGCGCACATGTTTGTCTTCTACTTCGGCATCTTTGCCAACCTGACCCCGCCGGTGGCGCTGGCCGCCTATGCCGGTGCCGGCATCAGTGGGGGCTCGCCCAATGCCACGGGCTTTCAGGCCATGAAGCTGGCCATTGCCGGATTCGTGGTGCCCTTCATGTTCGTGTTCGCCCACGAAATGCTGATGATTGACTCAACGATCGCCAATATCGCGATGGTACTGGTGACCAGCGTGGCCGGGGTCACCCTGCTGGCGGTGGCCGCCGAGGGGTATCTGTGGACGAAGGTCAACATGATCATGCGGTTGCTGTCACTGGTGGGCGCGCTGATGCTGATCTTCCCGGGTATCTGGACCGATATTGCCGGCGCGGCAATCGCAGTGGTTGTGTTTGTCACCAACCGGGCACTGGCCGCAAAGGATAGGGTGGGGGCGTCAGGCAGTCCTGCCTGACGCCTGCCGGTCGGGGCATTTAACGGCGTCCCGACCGGAGTTCGGCGAGGATTTCATAGCTGTGCAGCCGGTCGGCATGTTCGAAGAAATCCGAGTTGATCATCACTTCATTGACCCCCGTACGCTCGATAAAGGCTTCGAGTTCCCGTCGAACGGTGTCCGGTCCGCCCACGATGGAGGCGCCCAGATTGTTGGAAATGGCGGCCTGCTCGTGCGGGCTCCAGTCCATCTCCCGTACTGGTGGCGCCAGCTGAATACGACGCCCGCGGATGAGTGACAGGAATTTCTGCTGCTGGGTGGTGGCCTGATACTGCGCTTCTTCATCGGTGTCAGCGGCGATCAGTGGAATGCCGGCCATGGCGTAGGGCTCGCTGAGTACCTCTGAAGGCTGAAACTGGGTCCGATACAGTCGTAGCGCTTCCATCATGTAGCCAGGCGCAAACTGGCCGGCGAAGGCGAACGGCAGCCCCAGGTGTGCGGCGAGCTGAGCGCTGTAGCCGCTGGAGCCCAGCAACCAGAGCGGCACATGAGTGCCCTGTCCCGGCCAGGCGCTGACGCGCTGTCCTGGCTGCTCATCACCAAGGTAGCGAGCAAGTTCTGCAACCTGCTGAGGAAAGTCATGCACGCCGCTTTGAGGATTGCGACCCAGCGCGGCGATGGTGGCGCCATCGGTGCCCGGGGCGCGCCCCAGCCCCAGATCGATGCGGTCCGGATAGAGCGTGGCCAGCGTGCCGAACTGCTCGGCCACCACCAGCGGGGGATGGTTGGGCAGCATGACGCCACCGGAACCGACCCGGATGGTCGAAGTCGCGCCGGCCACATGGCCGATCAACACCGAGGTGGCGGCGCTTGCGATGCCGGCGGCGTTATGGTGCTCGGCCAGCCAGAAACGATGATAGCCCAGCGCCTCGGCATGACGCGCCAGAGTCACCGTATTGTCGAACGTCTCACTGATGGTGCCGCCCTGACGCACGGGGGCCAGATCCAGTACGGACAGGCGAGTATTGGCAAGTAGGGACATGGTGGCCTCTGTTGATTGCGAAGTAGCGCTGCCGCCAGCATATCATTAGCAGGCTTATCATGTGTGACGTCGGGGCATGCTATCGGTAATTCAATGGGGAGGAAGGCAGGAGCGTGTGATCGGTCACAAAAAAAGCCGGCAGTGCCGGCTTTTTTCAGCAACGGATCAGGGTATTTAGATCAGTGATGCTGTGCATGTGGGTCACGGCGAATCTCGTATTCACCTTCAAGCGTGGCGTGGCCGCCACCGGCAGCTGTCTGCCCCTGCCATGTTTGTCCCTGACGCTCGGCATGCTTTTTCATGCGGTGGCGCACCAGGGGCATCATGGCCCAGCCCAGCAGAACGAAAAACAGGGCCAGTACGCTGCCGAGCATCAGGAGAAGACCAAATACCATCCAGGCGCCCAGCATTTTCAGGGCACCGGGCTGGCGAGAGGGTTGCGCGGCCCGGGCGCGTGTCTTCATCTCTTCGGCCATGCGCCAGGCGGCGTTATAACTCTGATCTGCCATGTAAACACTCCTCACGGGTAGTGGCTGAATCAAAATGGCTGATAATAAGACAATAGCGCGTGTGGCAGGTTCATGCCCAATTGCGTGATTCAGTTTTATGTCAGGGGATATTTCGAGGGGGGATTGCGTATCTTGCGGGGTAGGGCGGGGCAGCCCTGACGCCCGAAAGAAAGCCTTTCGGGCATACAGGAGCGCTGCAATGTTCGGAATATCGGCCCGAACAAGGCCGTATGACGCGGGCGAAGCGCGCCCGGAGTCTTACTGCGCGTTGTTGCGCGTACCGAAGTTGCCGAAGCGACGACGGAACTGTGCTGCACGACCTTCGGAACTGGCCTGACGCTGCTGGCCGGTATAGAAGGGATGCGATGCAGAAGAAATATCCAGACGTACCAGCGGATAGGTCTCGCCTTCAAACTCGATGGTTTCGCTGGTGCTTACCGTCGAACGAATCTTGAAGTGTGTATCGGCATTGGTGTCGTGGAAGATCACCGTGCGGTACTGGGGATGGATGCCTGCTTTCATGGCGCGCTCCGGAAAGATGTTGGTCAGCCAAATTTAATGGCCGGGTATGATGGGCCAGCGTCAAGATTTTTTCAACCGTTTTCCGGTCAGGCTCGACCCATATGGGCGGTTTTCAGCCGTTATGATCGTGAAAAATGATCCCACCCACAAGGATAAGCAGCGTTTTGTCCGCAAAGGGGCTTAATGACTTGTCGACCAGGCTTGACCAGGTCACGCTGCCTGCCGGTTGGACAGTAAAGGAATATCAGGGGATGCAGGCGACAACAGGGCTTTGGGCGCTGACAGCCATGCGCCGGCTGGGCGCAATCGTCATGCTGGTGGTGATCGTACTGGCAGGGGTGCCGAAGGCGAACGCTTCGGCTGCCGAACTTGCCGGGCTAGGAGCGGGTAACAAGGACGGCGCCAGCGGCAGTGAGCAGGTCTCTCCCCAGCAGATGCGCGACTCGCTGGATCAGCTGATCTCGACGCTTGAAAACAGCCAGCAGCGCGATTCGCTGCTAAAGGGGCTGCGCGAACTTCGCGAGGCCAGTCAGGCGCGTATCGACGGCGACAATGCCGAGGGGACGTCCGGGCGCGGATTGCTGGGCGCATTGGCCACCACCTTTGAGGAGGTAACCGGTCAGAACGGAGAGGGTCGCAGCCTGGTCGAGAGCTGGCAGCGCCGAGGCAACAGCGCGCTGGAGGATATGTCCGAACGATTTGGCAGTCACGACAGTCGCTGGTCATTAATTCGTGACTTTCTGATGACGCTGGCAGTACAGATGGTGATCGGACTGCTGCTTTACGCGCTGATCAGGCTGGTGGGCAAGCATTATGGTGTCGTGCAGCGACTGCCCGAGCAGCCGACCGCCGTCACGCTGATACGCTACTGTTTGCGTCGACTGCTGCCCATGGGGGTGGCCTTTGCCGTCACCCTGGTGATGATTTTTCGAATGGGTCCCTCACCCGGCATGATCCTGGCCACTACGCTTGGGTGGGCGGCGCTATGCGGCATGGTCTTTGCCTCTGTCTGTGAGGTGGTCTTTTCGCTGTTTTCCTGGGGGCATCGACGTACGGCGCTGCGGCTGCTGCGTCAGCAGGCGGCCTGGCCTCTTTTCTATATCGGCAGTGTGGCCGCGCTGGGAGATGCCCTTAACGCTTCACTGCTTAATGAGGCACTCGGCAGCCAGCTGGCTGGCTTCAGTGCGGAAGTGATCAACATCACGGCGGTCGTGCTGACCGGCTTTTTCGTGGTGCGCTTTCGTCGTCCGATTCGTCATCTGATTCGAAACCGACCGTTAAGCCAGCGTCGCCAGGGCGGGGCCATCAGTGACCTGATTCAAGTGCTGGGCAAGGTCTGGCACATTCCGGCGCTGCTGATCGTGGCCGCCTCGCTGCTGGCCATCCTGACCTACAGCGGTGATGTACGCTCGGTCTTCGCGCGCGCGCTTTTAACGGC contains:
- a CDS encoding TlpA family protein disulfide reductase translates to MDLPERILLSPIPLAVACATATLLTAHLISPSTRATTTRWALGALVFWAVGAALLPWFGGPGAFRVPWPARLGYLELAPAGGLIALLAWTLWYCRQRSGLRRRLCLVIMVSSGLWWGLEQWRTTLAPPLPDTLPTLSLESLEGRSVTPANETSNRYLLLWRSDCSTCRQWLQRLAEQPIGQQGELILVNQGESLLSAIRYLDQHPDQRLELEDTALLMDPRQHLLALTGQRHLPVLLHVAPDNTLTRISNLSTIMGDRSQRQ
- a CDS encoding DUF1850 domain-containing protein, whose protein sequence is MSHRRGWLLLYALMLLLVLCWPRPWLVVSELHAGSADERRYAFSGDDGTRFSLRWQHSVEREDWTETFELTQGGVDVVRSRFKTFGAGVPDTGRPSRLEHGWVVLEGLHRSVDPLLVQAAEREHYRLEYGGYWFDLAALGPAPILHFQQQRLPPIMVMAALWRPWWHRMTREHQNPGSVRREQHEHTGG
- a CDS encoding alpha/beta fold hydrolase, which codes for MLPLIDRGQSDTALVMLHFFGNSHREWLEVIEHLGPEHRCIALDLPGFGDAADIEGFDTRAMADQVEQTINALSLERVVLVGHSFSGKVAMVLAARRPEWLISMVLVAPAPAGPQPVSDEEREFQQAFDHSREQAEAFIDGAIAQGISPARYQDAVEDAMRASPAAWQAWPRHGSREDFSDIVGVLDYPTLIVVGDQDPSLPPKTQEALVLGQFASPRLEVIPDHGHLLPMEMPKALAGLIDDFAGRFRLP
- a CDS encoding mechanosensitive ion channel family protein, encoding MQATTGLWALTAMRRLGAIVMLVVIVLAGVPKANASAAELAGLGAGNKDGASGSEQVSPQQMRDSLDQLISTLENSQQRDSLLKGLRELREASQARIDGDNAEGTSGRGLLGALATTFEEVTGQNGEGRSLVESWQRRGNSALEDMSERFGSHDSRWSLIRDFLMTLAVQMVIGLLLYALIRLVGKHYGVVQRLPEQPTAVTLIRYCLRRLLPMGVAFAVTLVMIFRMGPSPGMILATTLGWAALCGMVFASVCEVVFSLFSWGHRRTALRLLRQQAAWPLFYIGSVAALGDALNASLLNEALGSQLAGFSAEVINITAVVLTGFFVVRFRRPIRHLIRNRPLSQRRQGGAISDLIQVLGKVWHIPALLIVAASLLAILTYSGDVRSVFARALLTAGLMIVTLIVTGLLRRNSQQVRQRPRRSLYIRRLTRFGYVLCHLACWVVFAECAAQAWGFSLLNFGRTGGVGERIAQPLISIGLTVLICWLIWILTDTAIHRAMTSTSRSQRGRARRARAETITPLMRNVVFVTILVIGTIVALANLGVNVTPLLAGAGVIGLAVGFGAQTLVQDLITGIFILVEDTLAIDDFVDVGGNLGTVEKLSLRTIRLRDLDGIVHSVPFSQIKAVQNYSREFGYAMFRVRVPQRMTIDRAIEMIEETAGGMRNDPLFRFKIWSALEMQGVESFTEGSAIVRARFRTAPVMQWEVTREFNLRLKRRMDEEGFDLAVPRTSVHLENLDGLLEHLQGARSGEVRREGQDVMVAPPDSHDEGSDTGGAPNGDAPGGGAARP
- a CDS encoding type B 50S ribosomal protein L31, producing the protein MKAGIHPQYRTVIFHDTNADTHFKIRSTVSTSETIEFEGETYPLVRLDISSASHPFYTGQQRQASSEGRAAQFRRRFGNFGTRNNAQ
- a CDS encoding LLM class flavin-dependent oxidoreductase produces the protein MSLLANTRLSVLDLAPVRQGGTISETFDNTVTLARHAEALGYHRFWLAEHHNAAGIASAATSVLIGHVAGATSTIRVGSGGVMLPNHPPLVVAEQFGTLATLYPDRIDLGLGRAPGTDGATIAALGRNPQSGVHDFPQQVAELARYLGDEQPGQRVSAWPGQGTHVPLWLLGSSGYSAQLAAHLGLPFAFAGQFAPGYMMEALRLYRTQFQPSEVLSEPYAMAGIPLIAADTDEEAQYQATTQQQKFLSLIRGRRIQLAPPVREMDWSPHEQAAISNNLGASIVGGPDTVRRELEAFIERTGVNEVMINSDFFEHADRLHSYEILAELRSGRR
- a CDS encoding TRAP transporter permease — its product is MNTRVDSRNTPDDKHDGAELPGGLAGTQDTAALDPALLEKYDRESAIRHSLPPLFARVVTVIGVLLALFHLYTSTAGPLIDIQQRSIHLYTLLALAFVLYPFTRKGARDRVPIRDVILAVVALGIGVYMILSTQRIILAAGRITDLDMVIGIVAILLVLDATRRVTGWGLTLLATAFLAYGIYARLSFYPELNPNILMAIGRQLMSHLVYITEGLLGSAIAVSASYIILFILFGAFLGKSGLGQLFNDLALAVAGHSRGGPAKVAVIASGFLGSINGSAIANVVTTGAFTIPLMKKTGYKPNFAGAVEAAASVGGQILPPIMGAAAFIMAEVLSVPYTQVMLAGIIPALLFYLGVLIQVHLRALRNGLKGIPRDQLSPVRAVMVERGHLLIPMAVLIWLLADGRAPFFAAFWSIGATVLICGTRRVVIGLSLILLALIFQPQLEGLIVGRGIPDVGIDRLWLLAVIAVPVMVNALRARKGIVAETMTARDCVDAMEGGIRNAIPVAVACGAVGIIVGVATLTGIALEAADAVVALGSQIPSPMIQLMVTLLLTMLASIVLGMGLPSIPTYIITSTMAAPILLNLPLFRELSGSNDTAVFVAHMFVFYFGIFANLTPPVALAAYAGAGISGGSPNATGFQAMKLAIAGFVVPFMFVFAHEMLMIDSTIANIAMVLVTSVAGVTLLAVAAEGYLWTKVNMIMRLLSLVGALMLIFPGIWTDIAGAAIAVVVFVTNRALAAKDRVGASGSPA
- a CDS encoding phospholipase D-like domain-containing protein is translated as MTNDINADALKRWAEQHGQASDSTSGMRLLSDGLDAFEVRAHLARYAQDSIDSLSYLLEDGVTTRVLMAELLLAAERGVKIRMLVDDMSAIGVQGMLRAMQTHPNIEVRLFNPVTFWRRYTWSHRLAMALTIRRSHRRMHNKLWLVDGVVGIAGGRNLGDDYFITNSEYNFADLDMLVADGPVAAQMRECFSQYWHGHCVSTLTSLISETPDHDWQDLREELRQQLSGEELADSAFLSIHHGEQRALEEGLGELVQAHGELYWDHPDKPCQPGYPSRDLIMGPAIGAMVADTQTRIKIVSAYFIPSERDVIDIEALLERGVDVTVLTNSLQASDTPIVNGSYSPWRRRFLEKGAHMHELRHGHKPRHRRRRHHFGIMASSLHGKAMVMDDRRLFIGSFNIDPRSTWWNNEMGLNVDHEGLASELDEVIERALRPDSSFRVELDDQGQLSWVTVDEDNQAQRLTKEPGNLLVRAQKWLGSLPGIRRLL
- a CDS encoding TAXI family TRAP transporter solute-binding subunit; translated protein: MDYKSGLIAASLALLMLGGCSDDSDSQKADSAASAQPDSAETQDGNSEAAAEPVQLVFGTGGTSGAYYALGGALKSVLEASPVISNVQVVSTGASVQNIQNIQDGLNQLAIVMSDVAYDAVNGKNQFENNPADITAIAGLYPNVVQVVALDNSGINSIADMAGKRIGVGQVGSGVEASAKIALSAAGIDYDDLARVSHTGYADSVTEMSNGNLDAAFFTSGVPNSNITGLMQSRDIKFVNIDGDTAKKLMADYPYYQSYTIPAGAAERYDLSEPVNTVSIRNLLIAPASMRDDVAEDLARRFDEYLGSGQVAVGALKEVGSDTLDKDLVLPVHPGAKRYYDSRQESAQGSDAGFDAGGSDAADNNANSNDAT